The DNA region GCCGGGCTCCCTGCTGACCGTTCCCAGGTACGGCTTCCTGAACACCCACACCAGCCTCCTCCCCGCCTACCGGGGCGCGGCGCCGATCCAGTGGGCCCTGATTCGCGGTGAGACGGTCACGGGCACGACGATCATGCAGACCGACGAGGGGATGGACACCGGGCCGATCCTGCTGCAAGAACCCCTTCCCATCGCGCCCCAGTGGACGAGCCTCGAACTCGCGGACGCCCTGGGCGCGCAGGCCTCGCGGCTGATCGTGGAGGCTCTCTCCCGCCTCTCAGACCTCTCCCCCACCCCACAGGACGACTCCAGGGCCACGCACGCCCCCATGCTCGTGAAGGAGGACGGCTTCGTGCGCTGGGGGGACGACGCGCGGGCGGTGGTGAACCGCTACCGGGGGGTCGCCGCTTGGCCCCAGACGACGGCCTTCCTGGGAGGAGCACGCCTCAAGCTCGGCGGCCTGAGCCTCGCGGAGGGGTCGGGCCAGCCGGGCGAGGTGCTGCGGGTGGAGGAAGGCGGGTTGACCGTCGCGTGCGGGACGGGTGCGGTGCGCGTCCGGACCGTTCAGCCCGAGGCGCGCAAGGCCCAGCCCGCCCAGGTGTGGGCGCAGGGAGCGGGCGTGGGGCCGGGCACCCGCTTCGACGTGTGGGAACCGGACCCCGCCTGAGCCCGTAGACCGGGGTGTGAACCCCTCCTTTCCCCTCACGCTCGAATTCAAGTTCAGCCTCCTGACCGAGCTGCGGGTCACCGACGCGCAGGGCCAGCTCGTCGCGGTCGTGAAGGAGAAGTTCTTCAGCATCCGCGACGAGGTGCGGGTGTACGCCGACGAGGGCCGCAGGCAGCAGACCCACGGCATCCGTGCCCGGGGCCTGATGGCGGGTGCGCTGGACTGGCGGGCCCGGCGTGAGATTCGGCGGGTGGACGGCTCCGAGGTCGGCGCCCTTCAGGCTCAGGGTCTGCGCACTCTGTGGGCGGCGAGCTACGAACTCCTCGGGCCGGACGGCCGCCCCGAATTCACCATCCGGGACGACCAGCCCTGGATGAGCGTGGTGGAGGGCGTATTCGATGTCATCCCCCTCGTCGGCGACTTGATCGCGCTCGGCTTCGACTACCTCGTCAATCCCACATATACAGTCACGGACGTCGCCGGGCAACCGGCCTTCCGGGTCCGCAAACGCCGCAGCTTCTTCTCCCGCCGCTTCGTGGTGGAGGAACTGCGTCCCGTCCGGCCCGAGGAGGCGGAACTCGTGACGCTGGGGCTGATTCAGCTTGTGCTGCGGGAGCGGGAGCGCGGGTAACCCTTATCCCTTGCCCGGCTTCTCCCCGAAGCTCGGCACGTTGTTCCCGTAGATCGCGTGGGCGTCGCAACGTTCGCGCAGCACGCAGGCCGGGCACCTCGGGCGGGTCCACGTACACACCCGCTGGCCGTGCCGCAGCAGGTTCAGGTGCAACTCGTACAGGAAGGGCGGGTCGGGCGGCAGGAGCCTCAGCAGGGCCCGGTGCGCCGCCTGCTCGCCCATGCGAGGAATCGCGCCGACCCGGGTGGAGACGCGGTGGACGTGCGTGTCCACCGGGAAGACGGGCCGCGCGTAGTTGAACAGCAGCACGAGCGAGGCGGTCTTGAGGCCCACCCCCGGCAGGTCGGTGAGCCACTTCATCGCGTCCTTGACTGGCATTTCGGCGAGGAAGTCGAGGTCGTACCCGCCCCGCTGCTCGCGGATGGCACGTAGGGTGGCTTGGATGCGCGGCGCCTTGCTCTCCGGGTAGTTGCTGCGCCGGATCGCGTGCGCCACCAACTCGGTCGGGGTCTCGATGATGGCGTCCCAGTCGCCGAGTTGCCGCAACTCCCCGTAGGCGGCGTCCTCGTCCCGGGCGGTCGTGCGCTGGGAGAGGATGGTGCTGATAAGTTCGTGCATGGGCTCGCGCCGGGGCTCGTGGGTGCGGTCGCCGTATTCCTCATGCACCCGGTCGAACATCCAACGGAGGAGTTCGGCCCGCTCCGACTCCGGGCGGGCCGCGTTCAGGGGCCGCTCTCCTTCGGGCAACCCCAGCAGGGGCTCAGTCACGGCCCGGGGTGGCGCTGTCCTCCACCTCGTCGCGGTCGCCCTCCGCCGAGTCCTTGTCGGCGGGGTCTATCCCCGGGTCCTTGCCCCGGTCCTGCTCGGGGATGGGGTGGCTCTGGCCCTCGGCGGGCGAGGTGTTGGCGGGATCGTAGCCCTGCTTCTGGTCGTCGGTCATGGGGTCAGCCTGCCCTCCCGGGGTCGGCGGGCGGGCGAGACTCCGGTGAAGGGGCGTTTATGGCCGAGCTACCAGAAGAAAAAAGCCGCCTCTCGGGCGGCGATGAAAAGAGAATACGGTGAGATGCATCGGTTGTCAAACGTATGCAGCGGCCCCTCCGCCTCCCGCCAGCCCGAAGTCAAACTCCCGAAAAGAGGAAGCCCTTGCAAACACGCAGTCTCGAACTCCCGGAAGTACGACAGGCCCGGCTGGAACGTAGCTTCGAGCTCCACGTCGCCCCGCTCAACCGCTGGGCCGAGCAGGTCCAGGCCGAAAGCGGGCGCTGGCTTCCCTTCTTCGACCCCGTGGACGGTGGTGTCCTGGCGCGGGTCCTGCTGCTGCTCGAAACACCCGGCCCGGCCGTAAGCCGTACCCGCTTCGTCTCGATGGACAACCCGGACGGCACGGCGGAGAACCTGCGTTGCCTGCTGCACCTCTCGGGGCTGCGGCGGCGCGAGGCGGCGATGTGGAACGTCGTGCCGTGGCAGATGAGTGAGAACGGCGTCGTGACCCCCTGGCCAGGGCAGTACGCTGAGGCCGTTCCCCTTACCCAGTACCTTCTCGGCCTCCTCCCCGACCTCCAGGTGGTCGTGCTCGTCGGGCGCCACGCCGAGAAGGTCTGGCCGCTGGTGGGCTCCCCGCTCCCCGCCCTCGTCTGCCCGCATCCCAGCCCACAGAACGTCAACCCGAGGCGGGAGGCAGCTACCCTGGCGCTCGGCACCCTGGTCGAGGCCCACAGGACCGTCTCCGGGACGAGGAAAGGGGCCATCCCCGCCTCCGAGGAGTAGCCCCTGGACCTCCATGCGCCTCAGCTATGGGTCATGTCCAGCGGAACGACCCACTGGTTGAACTCGTCCTCGGTCACGTAGCCCAGCGCCAGCGCGGCCTCCTTCAGGCTGGTGCCCTCCTTGTGCGCCTTCTTGGCGATGGCGGCGGCCCTGTCGTAGCCGATGTGCTTATTCAGCGCGGTGACCTGCATCAGGTTGACGGCGAGGTTGTGCTCGATCCGCTCCAGGTTGGGCTCGATGCCCACCGCGCAGTTGTCGTTGAAGGCGAGGCAGGCGTCCGAGATCAGGCGGATGCTCTCCAGCACGGCATGGACCATCACCGGCTTGAACACGTTGAGCTGGAAGTTGCCCTGCGAGCCCGCGAAGGCGACCGTTGCGTCGTTGCCGAAGACGCGCGTGGTGACCATCGTCATCGCCTCGGACTGGGTGGGGTTCACCTTGCCGGGCATAATGCTGGAGCCGGGCTCGTTCTCGGGAATGGTGATCTCGCCGATCCCGTTGCGCGGGCCGGAGGC from Deinococcus aetherius includes:
- a CDS encoding endonuclease III domain-containing protein produces the protein MTEPLLGLPEGERPLNAARPESERAELLRWMFDRVHEEYGDRTHEPRREPMHELISTILSQRTTARDEDAAYGELRQLGDWDAIIETPTELVAHAIRRSNYPESKAPRIQATLRAIREQRGGYDLDFLAEMPVKDAMKWLTDLPGVGLKTASLVLLFNYARPVFPVDTHVHRVSTRVGAIPRMGEQAAHRALLRLLPPDPPFLYELHLNLLRHGQRVCTWTRPRCPACVLRERCDAHAIYGNNVPSFGEKPGKG
- a CDS encoding uracil-DNA glycosylase, which produces MQTRSLELPEVRQARLERSFELHVAPLNRWAEQVQAESGRWLPFFDPVDGGVLARVLLLLETPGPAVSRTRFVSMDNPDGTAENLRCLLHLSGLRRREAAMWNVVPWQMSENGVVTPWPGQYAEAVPLTQYLLGLLPDLQVVVLVGRHAEKVWPLVGSPLPALVCPHPSPQNVNPRREAATLALGTLVEAHRTVSGTRKGAIPASEE
- a CDS encoding LURP-one-related/scramblase family protein; the encoded protein is MNPSFPLTLEFKFSLLTELRVTDAQGQLVAVVKEKFFSIRDEVRVYADEGRRQQTHGIRARGLMAGALDWRARREIRRVDGSEVGALQAQGLRTLWAASYELLGPDGRPEFTIRDDQPWMSVVEGVFDVIPLVGDLIALGFDYLVNPTYTVTDVAGQPAFRVRKRRSFFSRRFVVEELRPVRPEEAELVTLGLIQLVLRERERG
- the fmt gene encoding methionyl-tRNA formyltransferase — encoded protein: MTSPRVAFFGSPAFALPVLEAIREHFEVVLVVAQPDKPVGRGLKLTPPPVAARAAELGLPLAQPKKLRGNVTFEERLRESGADVAVTCAYGKILPGSLLTVPRYGFLNTHTSLLPAYRGAAPIQWALIRGETVTGTTIMQTDEGMDTGPILLQEPLPIAPQWTSLELADALGAQASRLIVEALSRLSDLSPTPQDDSRATHAPMLVKEDGFVRWGDDARAVVNRYRGVAAWPQTTAFLGGARLKLGGLSLAEGSGQPGEVLRVEEGGLTVACGTGAVRVRTVQPEARKAQPAQVWAQGAGVGPGTRFDVWEPDPA